A single genomic interval of Helianthus annuus cultivar XRQ/B chromosome 13, HanXRQr2.0-SUNRISE, whole genome shotgun sequence harbors:
- the LOC110901945 gene encoding UDP-glycosyltransferase 87A2, with translation MVCTPKIRSLFPLDRIAKCLLLTTTYELEADAIDEIVNNTFIPVYVLGPNIPYFRIRTSFPSSKSSYYSWLESKPPRSVLYVSLGSLVRVENNQIAEILAGLKQSGVAFMWAAGGEALRLSGDYGSDGLVVERCDRLRVLSHSSVGGFISHCGWNSTKESLFSGVPLLTFPTRGDQAFNGKRVCEDWKVGRRLKTCNAFVSRDVVKDVVREFMGLEGDLRACLMEHVKRVEGICRESVVEGGQVEKEIDSFMRDSETNWLMSSSNLGLTGSCGMDSSDDEIEHMEAEGEVGDEGEPAYPYLQFPQGSRARGRCARLRTIEIGGM, from the exons ATGGTTTGTACGCCGAAAATTAGATCACTTTTTCCATTGGATAGAATAGCAAAATGTCTTCTATTAACCACCACATACGAGCTAGAAGCTGATGCAATTGATGAAATAGTAAACAACACTTTTATACCTGTGTATGTCCTTGGTCCAAACATACCCTATTTCCGGATTCGAACAAGTTTTCCATCAAGCAAATCTAGTTATTACTCATGGTTAGAATCCAAACCACCAAGATCCGTACTCTACGTGTCATTGGGAAGTCTTGTACGCGTTGAAAATAATCAAATAGCCGAGATCTTGGCTGGTTTGAAGCAAAGTGGTGTTGCGTTCATGTGGGCCGCGGGTGGTGAAGCCTTGCGGCTAAGTGGTGACTATGGGAGTGACGGTTTGGTGGTGGAACGGTGTGATCGGTTGAGGGTATTGTCACATTCTTCGGTTGGAGGGTTTATTAGTCACTGTGGGTGGAACTCAACTAAAGAGAGTTTATTTTCAGGGGTGCCATTGCTTACTTTTCCTACACGAGGTGATCAAGCGTTTAATGGTAAACGCGTTTGTGAAGATTGGAAAGTTGGGCGGAGATTGAAGACTTGCAACGCGTTTGTGAGTAGGGATGTGGTTAAGGATGTTGTAAGGGAGTTTATGGGTTTGGAGGGTGATTTGAGGGCGTGTTTGATGGAACATGTGAAGCGCGTTGAGGGTATTTGTCGCGAAAGTGTGGTGGAAGGCGGACAAGTTGAGAAAGAGATCGATTCGTTCATGAGAGATTCGGAGACGAATTGGTTAATGTCTTCAAGTAATCTCGGCCTAACTGGTAGCTGTG GGATGGATTCCTCCGATGACGAGATTGAGCATATGGAGGCTGAGGGAGAGGTGGGGGACGAGGGAGAGCCGGCATATCCGTACCTGCAGTTTCCGCAGGGTTCACGGGCGAGGGGGAGATGCGCTAGGTTGCGCACCATAGAGATTGGGGGCATGTAG